The Nonlabens sp. Hel1_33_55 genome contains the following window.
TAAACTTTTGGCGTGTTTACCATCAAAAATTAGATAAATCCCAGAAACAACCTTGAGAGTTTGAAGGTTGTATCACTGTATTTTATGTAGTTCGCTTTCGCGAAAGCGAGATTATTATTGAACTAAATCCTTATAAAAAGCTTTCATTCTGTAAAATGACTGCTCAGCAATTTAGCGTATAAACTTCACGATTAAGCCATGACTCCGGGCTCCAAACCAGCTTCAATCAGCTTTTCAGGAGTGATGGGCAGCTCGCGCATTCTCTTACCTGTGGCATTGAAAATCGCGTTGGATATGGAAGCTGCAACGCTCGTGATTCCCAATTCGCCAATTCCCTTAATCCCCATTTTATTAGCGATTTTGTCTTCTTCAGGAAGGAAAACCACTTCAATATTTGCCATATCCAAATTGACCGGAACGTGGTAGTCTGCAAAGGAACGAGTTATGAAATTCCCGAAATTAGGTTCCACCTTAGTCTGCTCTGCAATCACCATTCCCGCGCCCATGGTAAGGCCGCCAATGATTTGACCATAAGCAGTCTTAGGGTTCAAAACCTTACCTGCAGATGCGACATTTACCATGCGCTTGATGCGGTACATGCCAGTATCTTTATCAACCCAAACCTCTGAAAAGTTGGCTCCGAACGAGAAAACAGAATGCTTTTTAAATTCTGCAGACGGCTCTGCCATTCCTTCAGATTCAAACGTTTTGAGCTTGTTCATTTTCATGAGTTTTGCTACAGAAATCTCTTTATCTCCGGCAACGTTTCTGTTATTTTTCAATTTGGCTATCGCATTTTCACACGCAGATCGAACACCATTTGAAAATGATGCCGCGCCCCAAGATCCACCAGAACCTGGAGTTACTGGGAAATCAGAATCACCTAATTCTACCGTTATTTGATTCACGGGAATATCTAAATATTCTGAAGCTGTTTGAGCAATGATGGTATAACTACCAGTTCCAATATCAGTAGCATCCATTTGGACTTTGGCCATTACCTTGCCGTCTTCTAACGTCAAAATTACTTTAGCATACGTTTTTTGATATGGTGAATTCCTAGATGCAGCGCTCACGCCGTATCCGATCAGCCAATTTCCTTTTTGGTTGGTTCCAGGCTGATCCTTACGATCTTTCCAACCAAACTTATCGGCTCCTATGCGCAAGCATTCAACCAACAATCTACTGGAAAACGGTTGGTTTTTATGTAGGTCCTGTTGTGTGTCATTCTTGATACGAAACTCCAATGGATCCATTTTAAGTTTCCAGGCCATTTCATCCATCGCAGATTCTAATGCAAAACTACCAGTCGCTTCACCAGGCGCACGCATGGCAAATGGCGTTTGTAAATTCATGGGAATTAATCTGTCTTTCACGGTTGCATTGGCAACATTGTATAACATTTTAGAAACCATACCACACGGCTCCTGAAACTCCTGATTTGTTGAAGTATGAGATAAAGTCTCGTGAGAAAGCGCCGTTAAGGTTCCATCTTTTTTGGCGCCAATTTTCATTTTTTGCTCGTTGAGCTGTCGCATTCCTGTGTTGGTGAACATTTGCGTACGAGTCACTGTAACCTGTACGGGTCTATTGATCATTTTTGAAGCCATGGTGGCCATAATGACGTGACGTTCCAAATTAAGTTTTGACCCAAAACCACCACCTACAAATGCTGAAACTACACGTACATCTTTAGTTGGTATCTGGAATGTAGCAGATATTGCGATGGTCGCATCTTCCACAATTTGCTGACTAGCGTAAGCGGTCACTTTCCCGTTTTCCCAGCTCACTATTGCTGCGTGAAGTTCCATAGGATGATGATGCTCAATAGGAGTGATGTAGGTTTGTTCTACAACTTCATCTGCCTCTGCTATTCCTTGATCAAGATTACCTCTGGAGTAATCTGATTTTTCGTTTGGTTTATAAGCTTTTGATCTTGATTTATCAAAATCAATTACTGCACTAGGATCTGCTTCATATTCAAATTTCACCAATCTTGCAGCATATTGAGCTTGTTCAAAAGTTTCTGCTACTACAAAGCCTACATACTCGCCATAATAGTGAACCTGGTTGCTTTGTAAAACAGGTGCGATCGTATCTGTTGCAATGGAAACCATTTCCTCGTCAAAGGTTTTGAGTTTCTCAGCATTTTTGTACGTGATTACCTTTAATACACCTTCTTGTTTTTCTGCCTCGCTGGTATCGATGGATGTTATCGTTCCCTTTGCGATCGTGCTGTTGATGCCTTGACCGTAAACTTTATTTTTGATAGGATATTCAGAGGCATATTTTGCCTTACCCATAACTTTTAAATGACCTTCAACCCGATCAATAGCATTTCCAATTCCAGTTTTATTTGATTTCTTCATTTTGATGTTTTATTAGTTGAAATTGGTTTCTATGCTTCTCTTTCAAAAGCTTGGGTCAACGCTCTAACTACAGCATTCTTTCCCATTTCTACTTTATACTTATTGGCTTCAAAAGGCTTGGCATCTTTCAATGCTAGTTCTGCAGCTTGTTTAAAATTAGCTTCGGTAGGTTGCTTTCCTGCGAGAAAATCTTCTGCCTCTGTCAATTTCCATGGTTTGTGTGCCACGCCGCCCATAGCTAGACCTGCTTTTTTGATGCTTCCATTTTCCATTTGTAAACCTGCCGCAACTGATATCAATGCAAAAGCATAGCTTGATCGCTCGCGAATTTTCAAATAGTAGTAGTGATCTGAGAAAATGGGTTTATCTAAATGAATAGCTGTAATAAGTTCTCCAGGTTCAAGATTGTTATCCTTTTCTGGTTGATCTCCTGGCAAGCGATGGAAGTCTGTAAAGTCAATCATTCTTGAAGAACCATCAGTTTTTTCAACTTCTATGGTGGCACCTATTGCTGCCAGCGCAATGTTCATATCTGATGGGTTAGTTGCGATACAACTATCACTGTAGCCAAAAATGGCATGTCCTGAATTGGATCCGTTTAAAGCGCCGCAACCAGAACCAGGTTCTCTCTTATTACAAGGCATGGAAGTCTCAAAGAAATAGGGACAACGCGTGCGTTGTAATAAGTTACCACCATTGCTTGCCATATTCCTTATCTGTGCCGTAGCGGCAGATAACATTGTCATGGATAGTAATGGGTATTTAGATCTTACTTCTTTATGGTTTGCTGTCTCAGAATTGCTAAGCATCGCGCCTATCGTTAAGCCACCTTTATCATTTGAACTAACGCTTTTATAATTCAAGTCATTTACGTGAATGATCTGGTCAGGTCGCTCAACATCTTCCTTCATGAGGTCAACGAGATTCGTTCCACCAGATAGGTAATGAGACGTATTAGTGAATGCGCTTAGCGCTTGTTCCTTGCTTTGTGCGTCGGTATATTTAAATGGTCTCATTGAATTTCAGTTTTATTAAAAGAGTCAAGGCTGTTAGTTAATATCGTAGGTCTAAGCATTTTTAGCCTTTTTCATCTGTGCTTCAGTAGCAAATTCCCAAGTGGGCATCACGTCATCGCCAGAGTGTACTTCTTTGACCGCCTGTACAATATTGTTGTAGGCACCGCATCGACAAATGTTACCAGACATACGTTCTCTGATCTCTTCTTCAGATAAGGTGAGATTACTTTTCACATTTTTAAAATCTTCTGTAACATAACTCGCATCGCCATTTTTAGCTTCTTCCAACAATGCTACTGAAGAGCAAATTTGTCCTGGTGTACAATAACCACATTGAAAACCATCATGTTTCAGGAAAGCCTTTTGCATAGGGTGCATTTCACCGTTTGTGGCTAGTCCTTCTACCGTCGTTATTTCTTTTCCTTCACAAGTTGCTGCAAGTGTCAAACAGGAAAGGTTACGTTTACCATCAATTATTACAGTACATGCTCCACATTGTCCGTGATCACAACCTTTTTTGGTTCCCGTGAGCGCAAGACGTTCTCTTAAGGCGTCTAGTAGACTCATTCTTGAATCAATCGTCAACGGTTTTACCGTTTTATTTACTCTAAGATTTACTTTGACTTCGTTGAGTAGTGCCATAACATTATTGGGTAAATCAGATACAGTTCTTGCAAATAATTCGTTTGTAAAAATGGAAGCTGCATACATACCTATCCCAGCAACAGATACCTGTTTCAAGAATTTTCTGCGGGAACTGCCATTGAGACCCATAGCATTTAAGATGATATTTTCATCGTCGCTAAGCTGATCAGAATTGGAATTTTGATTGGATTTATCGGTCTCTTTCATAAAAATGGGATTTGTGTACAACGGCCTACAACGAAAATAGGCGTTTGTTTCTCGGCAAATATTAACGGAATGCTAATTAGGATTTGCAAGGATTCATGAACCTTATGTAAGATTTGAATCACATCAGGCAAGATTTGCGAGGTAATGAGATTTTGATTCTCATTAAGGAAGGAAGAATGTTATCGATTTCGTGAAAGCGAAATACTAACCACATTGAAAACCAAATAGGTGATGTCTAATCTGATCTTCAGTCAGGAACTGTGACAGAAAGTGCATTTAAAACTAAATTGTATTTCTAAAACAATCTAACAAATAGATGGATGCAATTTGACTAGATTGCAACCTTGAATCCTAGTTCTAATAGCAATCCATCTTAAGTTGTCCGTTGTGCTGAAGATCATCCAAGCCAATGGTTGTATTGTTTTTCAAGAGATTTTCTAGAAGATCGAGAATGTCGTGTTGCATGGCCAGTGAGCCGCAGATCATGATGATTCCACGTTCTTGTATGGTTTGAAGGACAAGGTCACTATGATGTGAAACCAGTTCTTGAATGTACTGTTCATTTTCTTCTCTAGAATAGCTTTTGTAGATCTTGAGGTTTGTATTTTTTTGACATGCTTGATTTAAAGTACTGTCGTAGATGTTAGAGGACGCTCTGGTCTTGCCACCCCAAAATAAATGGATATCTGTGTTTTGATGAGAGTTCAACATTCCTAAAAAGGGAGCGATGCCTGTTCCATTTGCAATCAAAATGGCTGACTTGGTTTTCTTCGGAAAATGAAAATGCGGATTTAAATCAATCGCTGCTTTGATGCTGGTGCCCGTTTCAAGCTCATATAAATAATTGGAACCAAGGCCGTGCTCGTGCTTTTTCACGCTTAATAATAGCTCATTATTTATCCTAGCGATAGAATATTGACGTACTACCTCAGTTTGTGGTGGGAAAATAGATAACAAATCACCAGAGGTGAATTGCTGTTTGCTTTTAGGTTTTAGTTTGATAAGGAAGGTGTCATCCACATTCAACCCGGTGCGATCTGTGACCTCAAATGAAATAAGTTTTTGCTTTTCCTTTTTAGATGTAGGAATGGTGACTTTAATAGGCAGTTTAATTATTGTACTAAATTGATCGACCCAATTTTGAAAATCTGCAGCACTGGCATTGTTAATTTTTTGCAGTGGCATTAGTGGTTGGAAATTTGGGTTTGACTGCAGGAGTGCATCAGTTTGAATGGCAAACTTGCAATACGCTGGATATTCCAGTGACCCAAAACCTA
Protein-coding sequences here:
- a CDS encoding 2Fe-2S iron-sulfur cluster-binding protein, translated to MKETDKSNQNSNSDQLSDDENIILNAMGLNGSSRRKFLKQVSVAGIGMYAASIFTNELFARTVSDLPNNVMALLNEVKVNLRVNKTVKPLTIDSRMSLLDALRERLALTGTKKGCDHGQCGACTVIIDGKRNLSCLTLAATCEGKEITTVEGLATNGEMHPMQKAFLKHDGFQCGYCTPGQICSSVALLEEAKNGDASYVTEDFKNVKSNLTLSEEEIRERMSGNICRCGAYNNIVQAVKEVHSGDDVMPTWEFATEAQMKKAKNA
- a CDS encoding FAD binding domain-containing protein, whose product is MRPFKYTDAQSKEQALSAFTNTSHYLSGGTNLVDLMKEDVERPDQIIHVNDLNYKSVSSNDKGGLTIGAMLSNSETANHKEVRSKYPLLSMTMLSAATAQIRNMASNGGNLLQRTRCPYFFETSMPCNKREPGSGCGALNGSNSGHAIFGYSDSCIATNPSDMNIALAAIGATIEVEKTDGSSRMIDFTDFHRLPGDQPEKDNNLEPGELITAIHLDKPIFSDHYYYLKIRERSSYAFALISVAAGLQMENGSIKKAGLAMGGVAHKPWKLTEAEDFLAGKQPTEANFKQAAELALKDAKPFEANKYKVEMGKNAVVRALTQAFEREA
- a CDS encoding xanthine dehydrogenase family protein molybdopterin-binding subunit, with the protein product MKKSNKTGIGNAIDRVEGHLKVMGKAKYASEYPIKNKVYGQGINSTIAKGTITSIDTSEAEKQEGVLKVITYKNAEKLKTFDEEMVSIATDTIAPVLQSNQVHYYGEYVGFVVAETFEQAQYAARLVKFEYEADPSAVIDFDKSRSKAYKPNEKSDYSRGNLDQGIAEADEVVEQTYITPIEHHHPMELHAAIVSWENGKVTAYASQQIVEDATIAISATFQIPTKDVRVVSAFVGGGFGSKLNLERHVIMATMASKMINRPVQVTVTRTQMFTNTGMRQLNEQKMKIGAKKDGTLTALSHETLSHTSTNQEFQEPCGMVSKMLYNVANATVKDRLIPMNLQTPFAMRAPGEATGSFALESAMDEMAWKLKMDPLEFRIKNDTQQDLHKNQPFSSRLLVECLRIGADKFGWKDRKDQPGTNQKGNWLIGYGVSAASRNSPYQKTYAKVILTLEDGKVMAKVQMDATDIGTGSYTIIAQTASEYLDIPVNQITVELGDSDFPVTPGSGGSWGAASFSNGVRSACENAIAKLKNNRNVAGDKEISVAKLMKMNKLKTFESEGMAEPSAEFKKHSVFSFGANFSEVWVDKDTGMYRIKRMVNVASAGKVLNPKTAYGQIIGGLTMGAGMVIAEQTKVEPNFGNFITRSFADYHVPVNLDMANIEVVFLPEEDKIANKMGIKGIGELGITSVAASISNAIFNATGKRMRELPITPEKLIEAGLEPGVMA